In Bacillus thuringiensis, the DNA window ATAATACAAACTGCTACCGCTGTTACTAAAAGTCCTTTTATCATAGCTGAAACACCGTAATAAACAGACGCTCCATATGGCATTAACTCTTGAAATGCTGCTGCCATATTGTTTTTGCTTGTATGAGCAATAAATCCTATTAAAGTAAATAATGTCCCGTATACGAAGCCACTTAAAAAGCTCTTAATTGCTGAGTAACCAACCGTAATCTTACCTGCTTCTGAGAATGGAATTGCAAAAGATTGTGATGCTATAAAACTTATAATGAATAAAAAGACGCCATAAATAATACCAACTGTTGCTGCTATAAAGATTTGATCCTTAATCGTTTTTGCAACACGCTGCTTCCCTAACCAAATTCCTGTACCAGCGAAAATAATAAATGGAATAATTAATAGTAATGTAAATGGAGTATGCCAAAATAATGATAATATCAATCCACTATCGTCACTAGCTGTAAAACCAAGTAAATGATAGCTTAGCAGCGTAGAAGTTGCGCTCGAATAAAAGTTTGGGAGCATTTCTAATTGTTTCGCAAATTTACTAAACATCTCACTTAATATAGAAGCAAATAATAAACTACCAATCCAACCAGCAATTAACATTAGAATACTTGCAACAGCTCCACCAATAAAACCTGTTTTTAAAACGGCTTTATCTGCTGTAAATTTAACTTCAGGAGTACCGTCCATTGCAGGTAATTTAATAGATTGTTCTTTTTTCTTCACAATAAATAAAGAATGCCCGCACTTTTGGCAATATAAATTTTGCTGAGCATTTTCACTGCCACAACCTTTGCAGTATTTTGCAGTATCTTGTTCTAACGTTACTACATCTATAGCTCCTGCAATCTCCATACTTCCTTCATTAGGGCAATAATTTACTTCTTCACCGTGTTGCTTTCCGCACGTGCGACAATACATCTAATTCACTCCCCACTTTGCTTAATTCCACAAACTGGACAGTAAGTAGAGTTTTGTTCAATATGTTCATTACATGAAATACAATTCGTCGTTTCACCTTCATTTTCTATCGCTAACATCGGATTAGGCTTTCCACACGAACCACAAAACTTATCATTTATTGATAAAGGTCCACCACATTCACATGTAGCTTTCTCGCCTTGTTGCTTTTGCAGTTCAACAATGCGTTTTCTTGCTTGATAAATAGCTACATCAAATTCTTGAACTGGAGCAATCATTTCTTTTAGGCTCACTTCATCTACTCTATTTCCTCTTAATTGAACGTAGACCCGTTGTCCAACCTCTAATAGAACCTCTGCCTTTTTCTGCATTTGCACTTGCATTTCTTTTTTCAATTGAGCGATTTCCTGCGCAACTTGTAACTTCATCTTCCCTTGCTCAATTCCTTCTTGTAACTTATTCATTCCACTACCTAACTTCGTCTGTAAATCTGACAAACCATTTCTCCTCCTATAAGTATATAGTAATATACAAAATTAACATTATATATATTACCATGATTTTCAATTTATGTAATCCAAATTTCATTTTTTCTGTTTTGAGCATTTTTTGTTTATAATGGTAAAGGAAAGAAATATGTGTACGGAGGAATATTATGCTGCAACACTCAATTACGAAAGATGAAATTATGATGATTGCGAATGAGTTCGTTCAAGGACTAGATCCACAGCAAACAGCTGATCAGGAACATGTCGCTACAGCTCGGCACCTATATCGTAGTGGTGTTGTCTACAACGTTGACTTTGATGGTTATACGCTATCAGGAACTGTAGATGCTGCAGGCAGCGTATATAGCGTCCATATCCCAATTCGTAACGTCGCTGAAAGCTATTGCGATTGCTTTGCACCAACGCAATGTGAGCATATGCTCGCTGTGTTACTATCTGCAGCATCTAGTTTCGGTCAAGTAGGAGATGTATTAACTTTATTTAAAAATAATACGAAACCTTCCCTTCCTCCTATTCGAACTGCAAGACAAGTATTGCAATCATCAGCTTTTGAAGAAACGGATTATAAAAGTTGGCAATCATATTTTGATAACGAATATGAATCATTTAAAAAAGAACAAGCTCGGCTTACTTATAAACAAATGTATTTTCTTATGAGTATTTTTACAGACTTCTATACGAAACTCGAGCGGAAAGCCCCGCGTATCGTTGCGATACATGAGTTGTTCAGGCTACACGCAGCGCTTTATTGCTTTCAAAAATTATTAGAAGAAATTCAGGACTTCGAAGCAAATAAAACGTATTCTTATCATCAGCCTGTTAACGTTGTTCGCTTATTTGTAGATAAGGTGGAATCCATCGTCCGGGACTTACAATCAGAAGCGATTCCTTCAGAGTCTGAAGCAATTTTGCAAGAAACAGCTCGTCTCGTTCACGAAGTATTCTTCTCCACCGACGCCTATACACAAGAAAGATTTTTTATTTATCGTCACATATGGAGTGAACTCTTACACAATAAAGAGCAACTACAAGAAGAAGAAAAGCGAATCGATACGAAAATCAACCCGCTTTCCAAAGCATTAGCATCTTCTCATCTACTCTTTTTAAATGACGAAGACCTATTAGCGATGGACTTACTAAAGAAACAGCCTGCTTCTGTTGTAAGTCTGTACTTCTATTGGTTAGAAGAGCTATTAAATACAATGCAATGGGATCGTGCGAAAAACTGGCTTTCCTTTACGTATAAGCAAGTGAAGAAAACGATACATGAGCATGAAAATACGATTTTCATAAAAGATATCGTTCGCTTATTTGTCATCATGTATGAAACGTATGCAACTCATACAAATGAACAAGCAGGACTCGAAATGATTTTGCAAGAGCTATTACCATATAGTTTTGCAAACTATGAGCAATACGTACTCGCGAAAAAGCAATATCGTACATGGGCAGAACTTCAGCTCTTACATGGGTTTGAAGCAATTGAACTTTTGAAAGAGCCGCTGAAAGATATTGAAAAGGAAGCACCAGAAGCAGCCCTTCCTCTTTATCACCTGGCTGCTACCGAGGCCATTGAAGAGCGAAACCGCAAATCATATAGACGTGCAGTTCGTTACTTAAAGAAATTACGTACATTATATAAACGATTGAAGCGCACTGATGAATGGGATGCCTTCATTATTCACATCGCAAACTTACATTCACGTTTGCGTGCACTACAAGAGGAATTACGGAAAGGAAAATTAATCGATGATCAATCAAACTGAAGTAACAATTAGGCTCCAGCACGTTAGTCAAGGTTGGTTCCTTTGGGGAGAAGATGACAGCGGTACTCCATTATCCGTAACAAGTTGGAAACGAAATGCATTTACATGGCACGCCACTTCTTTCTACGGCACGTTTCTAAAAGAAGCGACCTTTGAAGGAAAACAAGGTGTTATGCTAACAAACGCACAAGCATTTGAATACATCGCGAATAAACCGATGAACTCCTTTGCCCATATTCAAATGAACGGTCCTATTACAGCACTTACGAAAGATGCAAGCGAATTATGGGATGCCTTCATCAGCGGTAGCTTCGTACCTGATATGGAGCGTTGGTCTCAGCAACCATCTTGGAAAGTTCAAAATACCCTAATTGAAGATGACACATTGGCATCTCTTTTCTCGGCCGCGGTAAATGAAAGCATATTACAAGATAACCGTTCAAATGATGGATGGGAAGATGCCAAGAGACTTTATGAACACTACGACTTTACGAAAAGACAATTGGATGCAGCACTACATGAAGAAGATTGGCTTCGTAAAATTGGTTACATTGAAGATGACCTTCCCTTTACAATCGGACTACGACTACAAGAGCCACAAGAAGAATTTGAAATGTGGAAGCTAGAGACAATTGTTACACCAAAGCGCGGCGCACATCGCATATATGTATATGAGAGTATCGATTCTTTGCCAAAACGATGGCACGATTATGAAGAACGTATTCTTGAAACACAAGAAGGATTCAGTAAGCTCGTACCGTGGTTAAAAGAAGACGAGACGTTCCGAAGTGAACTCTTTGAAACAGAAGCGTGGAACTTCTTAACGGAAGCAAGTAACGAATTACTCGCCGCAGGTATTACGATTTTATTACCATCATGGTGGCAAAATTTAAAAGCAACAAAACCAAAACTACGTGTGCAGCTGAAGCAAAATGCCACACAAACGCAATCTTTCTTCGGCATGAATACGCTCGTTAATTTCGACTGGCGCATTTCAACGAACGGCATTGATTTATCCGAAAGCGAATTTTTCGAACTCGTTGAACAAAACAAGCGTTTATTCAATATAAATGGTCAATGGATGAGACTGGATCCAGCCTTTATTGAAGAAGTACGAAAACTAATGAACCGTGCCGATAAATATGGACTCGAAATGAAAGATGTCCTTCAGCAACATTTATCAAACACTGCTGAAACAGAAATTGTAGAAGAAGATAGTCCCTTTACCGATATTGAAATCGAGCTAGATGGATATTATGAAGAGCTATTCCAAAAATTATTGCACATTGGTGATATTCCAAAAGTAGATGTTCCTTCTGCACTAAACGCAACACTCCGTCCGTATCAGCAACACGGCATTGAGTGGTTATTATATTTAAGAACGCTTGGATTCGGAGCATTATTAGCTGACGACATGGGACTTGGAAAAAGTATTCAAACGATCACTTACTTACTATATATAAAAGAGAACAATCTCCAAACAGGCCCTGCTTTAATCGTGGCACCGACATCTGTTCTTGGAAATTGGCAAAAAGAATTTGAGCGTTTCGCACCAAATTTACGTGTTCAGTTACATTATGGAAGTAATCGAGCGAAAGGTGAATCATTTAAAGAATTCCTTCAATCAGCAGATGTTGTATTAACATCTTATGCATTAGCTCAGCTTGATGAAGAAGAACTTAGTACGTTATGCTGGGATGCTGTTATTTTGGATGAAGCACAAAATATTAAAAACCCACATACGAAACAGTCGAAAGCAGTACGAAACTTGCCAGCAAATCACAAAATCGCTTTAACCGGGACACCGATGGAAAACCGACTTGCCGAGCTTTGGTCTATTTTCGACTTCATTAATCATGGATATCTCGGCAGCTTAGGACAATTCCAGCGCCGCTTCGTCTCACCGATTGAAAAAGACCGTGACGAAGGAAAAATCCAACAAGTTCAACGTTTTATCTCACCATTTTTACTGCGTCGTACGAAGAAAGATCAAACCGTCGCATTAAACTTACCTGATAAACAAGAACAGAAAGCTTACTGCCCACTTACCGGCGAACAAGCTTCCTTATATGAACAACTTGTTCAAGATACATTACAAAATGTCGAAGGATTAAGCGGGATTGAAAGACGCGGATTTATATTACTAATGCTGAACAAACTTAAACAAATTTGTAATCACCCTGCTCTTTATTTAAAAGAAACAGAACCGAAAGACATCATCGAACGTTCCATGAAAACGAGCACACTAATGGAACTAATTGAAAATATAAAAGACCAAAATGAAAGTTGCTTAATCTTTACACAATACATTGGCATGGGGAACATGCTAAAAAATGTGTTAGAAGAACATTTCGGTCAGCGCGTCCTCTTCTTAAACGGTAGTGTACCGAAGAAAGAACGTGACAAAATGATCGAGCAGTTCCAAAACGGAACGTATGACATTTTCATCTTATCGTTAAAAGCAGGTGGAACTGGCTTAAACTTAACCGCTGCCAACCATGTCATTCACTACGACCGTTGGTGGAATCCAGCTGTAGAAAACCAAGCAACAGACCGCGCATATCGTATTGGTCAAAAACGCTTCGTTCACGTTCATAAACTGATTACCACGGGGACACTCGAAGAGAAAATTGATGAAATGTTAGAAAGAAAACAATCCTTAAACAACGCCGTCATCACAACCGATAGTTGGATGACCGAACTATCTACAGATGAACTAAAAGAATTACTTGGTGTATAAAGTGAAACTTTAATCAGTGGGGGTTTTGTTCATCCCCCACTGATTATTAGCCCCCACCAATCGGGCTTTTACGGGCAGTTGTCCCCCACCTAACTTCTGTGCTTTCGCTGAATTTTGAGGTGGGGGTCTTACTGCCCGTTAATGCGGGGTAAACAAAAGGAGCTAATCTCAAAAGATTAGCTCCTTTTTCTATTCCAAAACCAATTGCTTATTATAATTCCTGTTAATCCGCCGCATGTATCCAGTAATGAATCTTGCCACATCGGTGTACGGTCTCCCGTAAACCATTGATGAATTTCATCAAATGTTGCATATCCCGCGACGAAAAGAAGGGCATATATAAAACACCGCTTTCTCGAATAACCTGATCGATGAAAAGCATAATACGTCAATGAACCGAGCATAAAGAACACCATAAAATGCGCACCTTTACGAAGGAAAAACTCAACAAATCCGCCTACACCTTTATTTGCAATGCTAACAGGTGTACCACCGCCATAATCAATAGATACCCATGAGAAATGCTCTTTCACAAACTCAACATTTACAGATTGTTCAATATCCGAACGCATATCCTGCTTTTTATATGGTTGTGCCGAGGAATAGAAAATCAATCCCATCCATAGTAAAACAGGAATCCAAAATAACCATTTACGATTCATTCTTCCGAAACCCCTCTCTTAGTCTTTTAAGCGTACCAAAAAAAAGAATAAATTTCACGCCAAAACATGACATTTGCACCCTATTTATATAGTGAAAGGGGGTGATAAACATGGCAGTCGAAACAATCGTAACGGACTTAACCTTACGTCTTGTCTTAAACAATGGATTAGATAAGAACGGAAAAACAGTTTTTAAGAATAAACAATTTAAGCGCGTAAAAACAAACGCAAACTTAGAGAAGGTACAAAACGTAGCACGTGCCCTTGCGTCCTTACAAGCATCGCCGCTTCACGCTGTACAACTTGTTAGCACATCAGATCTTTCTAGCCTATAAGATGAAACTTTAATTAGTGGGGGTGTTCGTCCCCACTAATTATTAGCCAACACCAACAGCTGGATAAATAAAAAGGAGGAAATAAAGCATGCAAGTACTAGAATTAATTTTCGCGAAAGAAGATGGAAAAACAGTTGTTTTTTCTATCGAAAAACCTATCACACCCGTCGATGCACAAGTTGTAAATCAAGTAATGGATACCATCCTTGCCTCATCTGTATTTTCATCAATTCACGATAATACTCGAAAAAAAGGAGCCCGTCTCGTAGAAAGGAATGTATCTGAAGTTCCCATTAACCTCTAAATCAGTGGAGATAAACAAAAAGACGAATCTGCATCATTTTGCAGATTCGTCTTTTTTCTTCGGCATTTCGATCGGAATAAAGATTTTTGAAAAACCGACGCATACATATTTATAGTGTTCTCCGCCTATATCAAACTCGGTAGTATATGTTGAGAAGAAAATATAATCATTTCGCTTTGTATAATTCTCGATTAATAATCCAACTTGTGGCTCAACATATTTTTTCGCCAACTTCTTACCAGCCGATGCTAAATCGCCAAGGAGACCCTCTTCATTTTCCTTTTGAACTTCGTCTAACTTCTTACTTACATCATTACGTTTCATAAACTGCTTTGCTGCCCAGTCCGTATATTCACCTTTACTCGGATTACTATTTGCTAAATATACTAGAAGAACAACAACTAGAGCCATAATAATATACTTTTTCTTCATACTATCTCACCGCCTACTCTTTTCTATTTTCATATATATGTACAAGCGATGCAAATTAGAAAGACTATCATCTATTGATTGTAAACGAATAGCCAAAATTTACAATATGAAATAGAATATTAACAATTAATTTACTTAATTCGTATATAATTATATTGAGAATTATTATCATTTATAAAGGGGGAATCAAATTTATGAATGCAGAAAATGATATTATTATTTCTAATTCTACAATGATGCTAGAACCATACAAGCACCCTTATTATTGCACCAAAATTATCGACAGTAGCGGGAACCATCTTTACTCCTGTCAAACTGCTCTCCAACTCATAAAGCAATCTTGTCTAACCAATGTTCACTCTACTTATCAAGGCAGACGTAATGCCGTCCAAACAAACTTTAAATTTAAACAAAATGTCCCAATTCCGATTAATCATCGAGAATATATTTGCGCTTTCCCGACAGAGTCTCCTTCTTCTCCAAACTGTATATGGCTATTTTATAACCATATAGATGACATAGAATTTTTCAAAAAGAGTAAAAAAGCTAACATTCATTTTTCAAATGGCACTACTACAACAATACATATCAGTCCTCATAAGTTAAAACAACAATTATTAAAAGCTGGATACGTATTATCACGTATGAACATGCAAGATTCATTACAATTTAAAAACCTCTTATCACATTTACTACCTTAGCATAATAAGTAGAATGGAAAGCAATATCTCTTGCCTTCCATTCTTATAATCCTATTTATCCTCTTAAGCTATTTCGCATTTTCTCAAGCGCTTGCCGATACATCCATCTCACTTGATAATAGGTCATTTCCATCTCGCTAGCGATTTCTCCCATCGTTTTCCCTACAAAAAATCGTTCAAAAACAATGTACTTCTCCTTCTCATCTAATACACTCATAAAATCCTTCGCTCTCATTTCAATATCTTCAAAATGGAAGATATCCTCATACTCTCCTACACATACACACTTTTCTTGCACTGCAAACTCTTTCTTCAATCTTTCTAATATATAACCACGCACAGTTATTACTGCATATGCAGGAAAACTTCCTTTCTCCGCATCAAATCTTTCATACGCATACCAAAGACCAATTAAACCACATTGATAATACTCTTCATGATCTTGATAAATACCTAGCTTCTTTATTTGATTTACAATCATTCCTTCATACAAAACAACTGTCTCTGTAAAAGTCGCTGGCTTCACACAGTACCCGTTTCTAAAAGGTATACCTCTTTGTTATTCCGCCGGTACCTCAACAATATAAAAATAAAGAAGCGATTTCACTGTGAGTAATTTCAAATACTACCGCCGAAATTTGAAATTACATGACGTAGAATTTGAAATTTCAACGGTGGTATTTGAAGTATGGGTAAAAATAAAAAAGGTTCCTTCTATACATAAGAAGGAACCTCTTGTTTATAAATTTTCGATTTATACTATTCTGTAGTCATACGTTTGAAGGATCTATCGATTGCATATAGACCTGTAGCTAAAATACAACTTATAACACCAACAAATATATAAGGGTTCTTATTCGGCATATATTCTACCGCTAACAATAATACAACTAACATAAACAAAAAATTTGCTAATAATTTCTTAAACATATGTATCTACTCCTTATAACAAAAATGCAGCAATTACGTTTATAATTGCTGCATTTCTTTATAGTGACTTAAAGTACAACTATTATTGGAACATGCCTTTTACTGCGCCAAATCCAATAGTTAAGATAAAGAATACCACCATAAGGATCGTTGCTTTCTTTTTGCTTAAACCAGCTGTAATTTGAAGACCTAACCACGTGATTACAAATCCCCAAATTGTAAATACTTCAATGCTATTTGCAATACCTTTTACTGCACCGCCACTTGAGGCGAAAATCGGGCCTAAACCAGTGTAAAATTCTTTCCCTGAACCATCTAGAATAAGCGCTAAAACCGTATTTATTAATAAGCCAAGTAATGAAATGATGCTGGAGTATACAGTAATTGTTAATAATTTCTTATAAGAAGTATCATTGCTCATTAACATCATTAACACTTTGTATACTGCTGCGCTAATAAAGAAACCTATTATCATACCGATAATACCAAATACAAAGCCAGCACCAAAAGTCATCACAGGTGTAACATTAACCCCTAATTCTTGATTGAGCTTAATTGATTCAGGTGTTAAAGAATATACATAAGTACTAAGACCTCCAGTAATCCCTGATAATAAAGAAAGTATCCAAAATGCACCCCAAACCGCATTACTGTTCTTCATTCTCTCAAACTGTTCACCTGGAGAAGTAATCATCCCTAATAATGATGGCTTCTTCGCACCTACATCTTGCGTATTAATATTTGTTTCCATTATAACGCCCCCTTATTTATACTGGCATATTTGGTAAAAATGCCGCAATTAACATAACAATCGCTGCTAAGAATAACGCTTTAATGATGAATAAAACGATAATTGGAATAGCTGCTTTCACTTTACTTACTCCCGCTGTAATTTGCAGTCCTAACCAAATTAAAACGATATTCCATAAATAGAATACTTCAATCGAACTCCCTATTCCATAAGCAACTGAGCCTTCCTCAAATAGTGGTCCTAAGCTTGTATATGCAGTTGGTGCAACACCTAAAATTAAAGCTATAATACCATTAATAAATCCACCAATAATAACAACGATGTTCGTATATACAATAATTGTTACTAATTTTTTATAAGAGGTATCATTCCCATAGAACATCATAAACACTTTATAAATAGCTGCAACAACGAATGTTGCCAGCATACCACCTATAGTACCCGACACAATGCCATAAATAACATCGGATGTCAGTGAACTCTGTCCTGCGAATTCACCTAGTTCTTTTTTTATTTTAATCATTTCAGGG includes these proteins:
- a CDS encoding Yip1 family protein; the protein is METNINTQDVGAKKPSLLGMITSPGEQFERMKNSNAVWGAFWILSLLSGITGGLSTYVYSLTPESIKLNQELGVNVTPVMTFGAGFVFGIIGMIIGFFISAAVYKVLMMLMSNDTSYKKLLTITVYSSIISLLGLLINTVLALILDGSGKEFYTGLGPIFASSGGAVKGIANSIEVFTIWGFVITWLGLQITAGLSKKKATILMVVFFILTIGFGAVKGMFQ
- a CDS encoding Yip1 family protein encodes the protein MEANVNTQKAGGEKPSLFGMITSPGLQFERMKTTEKVWGMFFLMALFQGLLSAFTTYVTNTSPEMIKIKKELGEFAGQSSLTSDVIYGIVSGTIGGMLATFVVAAIYKVFMMFYGNDTSYKKLVTIIVYTNIVVIIGGFINGIIALILGVAPTAYTSLGPLFEEGSVAYGIGSSIEVFYLWNIVLIWLGLQITAGVSKVKAAIPIIVLFIIKALFLAAIVMLIAAFLPNMPV
- a CDS encoding DUF4359 domain-containing protein; its protein translation is MKKKYIIMALVVVLLVYLANSNPSKGEYTDWAAKQFMKRNDVSKKLDEVQKENEEGLLGDLASAGKKLAKKYVEPQVGLLIENYTKRNDYIFFSTYTTEFDIGGEHYKYVCVGFSKIFIPIEMPKKKDESAK
- a CDS encoding SWIM zinc finger family protein, with protein sequence MLQHSITKDEIMMIANEFVQGLDPQQTADQEHVATARHLYRSGVVYNVDFDGYTLSGTVDAAGSVYSVHIPIRNVAESYCDCFAPTQCEHMLAVLLSAASSFGQVGDVLTLFKNNTKPSLPPIRTARQVLQSSAFEETDYKSWQSYFDNEYESFKKEQARLTYKQMYFLMSIFTDFYTKLERKAPRIVAIHELFRLHAALYCFQKLLEEIQDFEANKTYSYHQPVNVVRLFVDKVESIVRDLQSEAIPSESEAILQETARLVHEVFFSTDAYTQERFFIYRHIWSELLHNKEQLQEEEKRIDTKINPLSKALASSHLLFLNDEDLLAMDLLKKQPASVVSLYFYWLEELLNTMQWDRAKNWLSFTYKQVKKTIHEHENTIFIKDIVRLFVIMYETYATHTNEQAGLEMILQELLPYSFANYEQYVLAKKQYRTWAELQLLHGFEAIELLKEPLKDIEKEAPEAALPLYHLAATEAIEERNRKSYRRAVRYLKKLRTLYKRLKRTDEWDAFIIHIANLHSRLRALQEELRKGKLIDDQSN
- a CDS encoding zinc ribbon domain-containing protein translates to MSDLQTKLGSGMNKLQEGIEQGKMKLQVAQEIAQLKKEMQVQMQKKAEVLLEVGQRVYVQLRGNRVDEVSLKEMIAPVQEFDVAIYQARKRIVELQKQQGEKATCECGGPLSINDKFCGSCGKPNPMLAIENEGETTNCISCNEHIEQNSTYCPVCGIKQSGE
- a CDS encoding DEAD/DEAH box helicase gives rise to the protein MINQTEVTIRLQHVSQGWFLWGEDDSGTPLSVTSWKRNAFTWHATSFYGTFLKEATFEGKQGVMLTNAQAFEYIANKPMNSFAHIQMNGPITALTKDASELWDAFISGSFVPDMERWSQQPSWKVQNTLIEDDTLASLFSAAVNESILQDNRSNDGWEDAKRLYEHYDFTKRQLDAALHEEDWLRKIGYIEDDLPFTIGLRLQEPQEEFEMWKLETIVTPKRGAHRIYVYESIDSLPKRWHDYEERILETQEGFSKLVPWLKEDETFRSELFETEAWNFLTEASNELLAAGITILLPSWWQNLKATKPKLRVQLKQNATQTQSFFGMNTLVNFDWRISTNGIDLSESEFFELVEQNKRLFNINGQWMRLDPAFIEEVRKLMNRADKYGLEMKDVLQQHLSNTAETEIVEEDSPFTDIEIELDGYYEELFQKLLHIGDIPKVDVPSALNATLRPYQQHGIEWLLYLRTLGFGALLADDMGLGKSIQTITYLLYIKENNLQTGPALIVAPTSVLGNWQKEFERFAPNLRVQLHYGSNRAKGESFKEFLQSADVVLTSYALAQLDEEELSTLCWDAVILDEAQNIKNPHTKQSKAVRNLPANHKIALTGTPMENRLAELWSIFDFINHGYLGSLGQFQRRFVSPIEKDRDEGKIQQVQRFISPFLLRRTKKDQTVALNLPDKQEQKAYCPLTGEQASLYEQLVQDTLQNVEGLSGIERRGFILLMLNKLKQICNHPALYLKETEPKDIIERSMKTSTLMELIENIKDQNESCLIFTQYIGMGNMLKNVLEEHFGQRVLFLNGSVPKKERDKMIEQFQNGTYDIFILSLKAGGTGLNLTAANHVIHYDRWWNPAVENQATDRAYRIGQKRFVHVHKLITTGTLEEKIDEMLERKQSLNNAVITTDSWMTELSTDELKELLGV
- a CDS encoding sigma-70 family RNA polymerase sigma factor; protein product: MKPATFTETVVLYEGMIVNQIKKLGIYQDHEEYYQCGLIGLWYAYERFDAEKGSFPAYAVITVRGYILERLKKEFAVQEKCVCVGEYEDIFHFEDIEMRAKDFMSVLDEKEKYIVFERFFVGKTMGEIASEMEMTYYQVRWMYRQALEKMRNSLRG
- a CDS encoding competence protein ComK; translated protein: MNAENDIIISNSTMMLEPYKHPYYCTKIIDSSGNHLYSCQTALQLIKQSCLTNVHSTYQGRRNAVQTNFKFKQNVPIPINHREYICAFPTESPSSPNCIWLFYNHIDDIEFFKKSKKANIHFSNGTTTTIHISPHKLKQQLLKAGYVLSRMNMQDSLQFKNLLSHLLP
- a CDS encoding DUF2922 domain-containing protein, producing MQVLELIFAKEDGKTVVFSIEKPITPVDAQVVNQVMDTILASSVFSSIHDNTRKKGARLVERNVSEVPINL
- a CDS encoding zinc ribbon domain-containing protein, with protein sequence MYCRTCGKQHGEEVNYCPNEGSMEIAGAIDVVTLEQDTAKYCKGCGSENAQQNLYCQKCGHSLFIVKKKEQSIKLPAMDGTPEVKFTADKAVLKTGFIGGAVASILMLIAGWIGSLLFASILSEMFSKFAKQLEMLPNFYSSATSTLLSYHLLGFTASDDSGLILSLFWHTPFTLLLIIPFIIFAGTGIWLGKQRVAKTIKDQIFIAATVGIIYGVFLFIISFIASQSFAIPFSEAGKITVGYSAIKSFLSGFVYGTLFTLIGFIAHTSKNNMAAAFQELMPYGASVYYGVSAMIKGLLVTAVAVCIMALVSKEDGIEPLKEITTLKSESTLLALELTPQLWSMAHFAPLEVSSPALSKEFTGIGKKSKSSESTLSFSFISGISVNGVKVRDIMISKGASQESLAEFDEVNNVFHYGLLLLIIPLFLMFRAGRKLAELPTANIYITLAVCSGSYTIMMVVMNMISKFQIDVSGTVTNLFGTSGTVLSMQNSFVYLTLFSFIVTYVAAFVGMKLAEK
- a CDS encoding DUF1659 domain-containing protein translates to MAVETIVTDLTLRLVLNNGLDKNGKTVFKNKQFKRVKTNANLEKVQNVARALASLQASPLHAVQLVSTSDLSSL
- a CDS encoding VanZ family protein; translated protein: MNRKWLFWIPVLLWMGLIFYSSAQPYKKQDMRSDIEQSVNVEFVKEHFSWVSIDYGGGTPVSIANKGVGGFVEFFLRKGAHFMVFFMLGSLTYYAFHRSGYSRKRCFIYALLFVAGYATFDEIHQWFTGDRTPMWQDSLLDTCGGLTGIIISNWFWNRKRS